One uncultured Gellertiella sp. genomic window carries:
- the parE gene encoding DNA topoisomerase IV subunit B, with protein sequence MADDLFSSMPTPPRRPEKVEKPAAPPRPAAPAASPSGDSYDASAIRVLEGLEPVRMRPGMYIGGTDEKAMHHLFAEVIDNSMDEAVAGHANFIEVHLAADGCLSVTDNGRGMPVENHPQVPGVSTLEVIMTKLHAGGKFDGKAYETSGGLHGVGVSVVNALSDFVEVEVARNRKLYRQTFSRGVPQGGLQEVGDVNNRRGTKVTFRPDKQIFGDHAKFDAGRIFRMSRSKAYLFGGVEIRWSCDPGILPEGSDIPDKAVFHFPGGLKDYLQANLGKDFTVTREIFAGKSEKTGGHGALEWAITWYGGDQQVHSYCNTIPTPEGGTHEAGLRIALTKGLKNYAELTQNKRAAQITTDDVMISAMGMLSVFIREPEFVGQTKDRLASAEAQRIVENALRDPFDHYLTDNPGEAAKLLEWVIERAEERLRRRKEKEVNRKTAVRKLRLPGKLADCSQNTAEGAELFIVEGDSAGGSAKQARNRSNQAILPLRGKILNVASAGREKLSANQQIADLIQALGCGTRSKYREEDLRYERVIIMTDADVDGAHIASLLITLFYQEMPELVRGGHLFLAVPPLYRLSAGGKTLYARDDQHRAELMASAFKGKKVEIGRFKGLGEMMPAQLKETTMDPAHRTLLKVAIDDADFEGTRDAVDALMGTRPEARFRFIQDRAAFADNLDI encoded by the coding sequence ATGGCCGACGATCTTTTCTCCTCGATGCCCACGCCGCCCCGCCGCCCCGAAAAGGTGGAAAAGCCGGCCGCCCCCCCTCGCCCGGCGGCCCCCGCCGCGTCACCGTCCGGTGACAGCTATGATGCGTCGGCGATCCGGGTGCTGGAAGGGCTGGAGCCGGTGCGGATGCGGCCCGGCATGTATATCGGCGGCACCGATGAAAAGGCCATGCACCACCTGTTTGCCGAAGTCATCGACAACTCGATGGACGAGGCGGTGGCAGGCCATGCCAATTTCATCGAGGTGCATCTGGCCGCCGATGGCTGTCTCAGCGTCACTGACAATGGACGCGGCATGCCGGTGGAAAACCATCCGCAGGTTCCGGGTGTCTCGACCCTGGAAGTGATCATGACCAAGCTGCATGCGGGCGGCAAGTTCGATGGCAAGGCCTATGAGACCTCGGGCGGCCTGCATGGCGTCGGCGTCTCGGTCGTCAATGCGCTTTCCGATTTCGTCGAGGTCGAGGTTGCCCGCAACCGCAAGCTCTATCGCCAGACCTTTTCGCGCGGCGTGCCGCAGGGCGGGCTGCAGGAGGTCGGCGATGTCAACAACCGGCGCGGCACCAAGGTGACCTTCCGCCCCGACAAGCAGATTTTCGGCGATCACGCCAAGTTCGATGCGGGCCGGATTTTCCGGATGTCGCGCTCCAAGGCCTATCTGTTCGGCGGTGTCGAGATCCGCTGGAGCTGCGATCCCGGCATCCTGCCGGAAGGGTCGGATATTCCTGACAAGGCGGTCTTCCATTTCCCCGGCGGCCTCAAGGATTATCTGCAGGCCAATCTCGGCAAGGATTTCACCGTCACCCGCGAGATTTTCGCCGGCAAATCGGAAAAGACCGGGGGCCATGGCGCGCTGGAATGGGCCATCACCTGGTATGGCGGCGACCAGCAGGTGCATTCCTATTGCAACACCATCCCGACTCCGGAGGGCGGCACCCATGAGGCGGGCCTGCGCATCGCGCTCACCAAGGGCCTGAAGAACTATGCGGAGCTGACCCAGAACAAGCGCGCCGCCCAGATCACCACCGATGACGTGATGATTTCGGCGATGGGCATGCTGTCGGTCTTCATTCGCGAACCGGAATTCGTCGGCCAGACCAAGGACCGTCTGGCGAGCGCCGAGGCCCAGCGCATCGTTGAAAACGCACTGCGCGATCCGTTCGATCATTACCTCACCGACAATCCCGGCGAAGCGGCCAAGCTGCTCGAATGGGTGATAGAGCGGGCCGAGGAGCGGCTGCGCCGCCGCAAGGAAAAGGAAGTCAACCGCAAGACCGCCGTGCGCAAGCTCCGGCTGCCCGGCAAGCTCGCCGATTGCTCGCAGAACACCGCCGAAGGGGCCGAACTGTTCATCGTCGAGGGTGATTCGGCAGGCGGCTCGGCCAAGCAGGCGCGCAACCGTTCCAATCAGGCGATCCTGCCGCTGCGCGGCAAGATCCTCAATGTGGCAAGCGCCGGTCGCGAAAAGCTCTCCGCCAACCAGCAGATCGCCGACCTCATCCAGGCGCTCGGTTGCGGCACCCGCTCGAAATATCGCGAGGAGGATCTTCGCTACGAGCGCGTCATCATCATGACCGACGCCGATGTCGACGGGGCCCATATCGCCTCGCTGCTGATCACGCTGTTCTACCAGGAAATGCCGGAACTGGTGCGCGGCGGCCATCTGTTCCTTGCGGTTCCACCGCTCTATCGCCTGAGCGCCGGCGGCAAGACGCTCTATGCCCGCGACGACCAGCATCGCGCCGAACTGATGGCCTCCGCCTTCAAGGGCAAGAAGGTCGAGATCGGCCGGTTCAAGGGTCTTGGCGAGATGATGCCGGCGCAGCTCAAGGAAACCACCATGGACCCCGCCCATCGCACCCTGCTGAAGGTAGCCATCGATGACGCGGATTTCGAAGGCACCCGCGATGCCGTCGATGCGCTGATGGGAACCCGCCCGGAAGCCCGTTTCCGCTTCATCCAGGACCGCGCCGCCTTCGCCGACAATCTGGATATCTGA
- a CDS encoding GNAT family N-acetyltransferase, with protein MSVEIAEELPRQPGVIRLLDMSDAYMAALYPAESNHLLDLASLEKPGVWFLVARRGEDVVGCVSLVEAGDGTAEIKRMFVDPEARGLKLGKRLMEELEALARRKGIEAIRLETGITQPEAIGLYRAWGYVEIGPFGAYRQDPLSLFMEKRLG; from the coding sequence ATGTCAGTGGAAATCGCCGAAGAATTACCCCGCCAGCCGGGCGTCATCCGTCTTCTGGACATGTCGGATGCCTATATGGCGGCGCTGTATCCGGCGGAAAGCAATCATTTGCTGGATCTGGCCTCGCTCGAAAAACCGGGCGTCTGGTTTCTGGTGGCGCGGCGCGGGGAGGATGTGGTCGGCTGTGTCTCGCTTGTCGAGGCAGGCGATGGCACGGCGGAAATCAAGCGGATGTTCGTTGATCCCGAGGCGCGCGGCCTGAAGCTCGGCAAGCGCCTGATGGAGGAACTGGAAGCGCTCGCGCGCCGCAAGGGCATCGAGGCGATCCGGCTTGAGACCGGCATCACCCAGCCGGAAGCCATCGGCCTCTACCGGGCCTGGGGCTATGTCGAAATCGGCCCCTTCGGCGCTTACAGGCAGGACCCGCTCAGCCTGTTCATGGAGAAGAGGCTGGGGTGA
- a CDS encoding carbonic anhydrase family protein, with protein MRVSRLVASALILLSASVSTGISSEAPHWTYEGAEGPQHWATLDHSFETCEIGQQQSPVDLTPTVKADLPSIKFDYGEIPTEILNNGHTMQVNVPFGHSMTIDGRTFQLIQFHVHTPSEYRIEGQSFPLEIHFVNKDEKGDLAVVGVLVKEGGVNPALEQIFWGGPTEAGKTRRLIDVRTDLTTLMPVDGTYFRFMGSLTTPPCSEGVNWYEMRTPIEASMAQIQKFREMFPMNARPLQPLNNRLVVEDIK; from the coding sequence ATGCGCGTGTCCCGTCTTGTTGCAAGCGCCCTAATTCTGCTGTCCGCCAGTGTTTCAACCGGCATCAGCTCGGAAGCACCCCATTGGACCTATGAGGGTGCCGAGGGGCCGCAGCATTGGGCGACCCTCGACCACAGTTTCGAGACCTGCGAAATCGGCCAGCAGCAATCACCCGTCGACCTGACCCCGACGGTCAAGGCGGACCTGCCGTCGATCAAGTTCGACTATGGCGAGATCCCCACCGAAATCCTCAACAATGGCCATACGATGCAGGTCAATGTGCCCTTCGGCCATTCCATGACCATCGACGGCCGGACCTTTCAGCTCATCCAGTTTCATGTCCATACGCCCAGCGAGTACCGGATCGAAGGCCAGTCCTTCCCGCTGGAAATCCATTTCGTCAACAAGGATGAAAAGGGCGATCTGGCGGTGGTCGGCGTGCTGGTAAAGGAAGGCGGCGTCAATCCGGCGCTCGAACAGATTTTCTGGGGCGGTCCGACGGAAGCCGGGAAAACCCGGCGGCTGATCGACGTCAGGACCGACCTCACCACCCTGATGCCGGTGGACGGCACCTATTTCCGCTTCATGGGGTCGCTGACCACGCCGCCCTGCAGCGAGGGCGTCAACTGGTATGAAATGCGCACGCCGATTGAAGCCTCGATGGCGCAGATCCAAAAATTCCGGGAGATGTTCCCGATGAACGCCCGCCCCCTCCAGCCGCTGAACAACAGGCTGGTGGTCGAGGATATCAAATAA
- a CDS encoding alpha/beta hydrolase, producing the protein MTVSSHLSGILLPLLLLAASASAAGEGPLKPFKDVLFSGQTVLESRDGGDYEVIDYQELRDINGRDEEPEHRVRRAYVDLAPRAAQKDMTLALPSGPLDITRTGEGRHFAVIFIHGRDGDRRLGSNDYRFGGNFNRLKNLAFGNDGSYVAPTIRHFDDRGVKSIAELIASIKADDPADQVILSCASMGSFLCWGISRDPEAVKNLKGMLIMGGAPDPDFFTSAAHRAKLPVWFTHGSADKVYKWSDQAAIYDRLHAEKYPVRFTLFKSGSHGTPVRMTDWRRVLNWLLLR; encoded by the coding sequence ATGACCGTTTCAAGCCATCTATCCGGAATTCTCCTGCCGCTGCTGCTGCTGGCCGCGTCTGCATCTGCTGCCGGAGAGGGGCCGCTGAAGCCGTTCAAGGATGTGCTGTTTTCCGGCCAGACGGTCCTGGAGAGCAGGGATGGCGGCGACTACGAGGTGATCGACTACCAGGAGTTGCGCGATATCAATGGCCGCGACGAGGAGCCGGAACACCGGGTCAGGCGGGCCTATGTCGATCTCGCGCCGCGCGCCGCCCAGAAGGACATGACGCTGGCGCTGCCGTCTGGCCCGCTCGACATCACCCGCACTGGCGAGGGCAGGCACTTTGCGGTGATCTTCATCCATGGACGGGACGGCGACCGGCGGCTGGGTTCCAACGACTATCGCTTCGGCGGCAATTTCAACCGGCTAAAAAATCTCGCCTTTGGCAATGACGGCTCCTATGTCGCGCCGACCATCCGCCATTTCGACGACAGAGGCGTGAAAAGCATTGCCGAGCTGATCGCCTCGATCAAGGCGGACGATCCCGCAGACCAGGTGATCCTGTCCTGTGCCTCGATGGGCAGTTTCCTCTGCTGGGGGATTAGCCGCGATCCGGAAGCGGTGAAAAATCTCAAGGGCATGCTGATCATGGGCGGCGCACCGGACCCGGATTTCTTCACCAGTGCCGCACACAGGGCGAAGCTGCCGGTCTGGTTCACCCATGGCAGCGCCGACAAGGTCTACAAGTGGTCCGATCAGGCGGCGATCTATGACCGGCTGCACGCAGAAAAATACCCCGTGCGCTTTACCCTTTTCAAGTCCGGCTCGCACGGAACCCCCGTGCGGATGACGGACTGGCGACGGGTCCTGAACTGGCTGCTGCTGCGTTAG